In Camelus bactrianus isolate YW-2024 breed Bactrian camel chromosome 18, ASM4877302v1, whole genome shotgun sequence, one DNA window encodes the following:
- the LOC141573277 gene encoding uncharacterized protein LOC141573277 isoform X2, which yields MGPPPHCQALAPSPQLGTSPHLPNSRGFQPELPRCVREEEGRACACTHKVAYRTRPERVKAGREPSAPGPAPGGGTRPGVWAAARCRRRAVKGALGGGAQVGSRRLKPGLRSRLAVRRQHVEGETSRWRRMLTHSPGKGDPFITARLWQGQGELDVLRGQQLTLCILKAGHALLSLQDQLRQLLSQPAVQEAAAAHTAALIRGNRKNCAQFSGSLDWLISQLERLEASSGILEFVHCVLVESPEALNIIKEGHIKSIISLLDKHGRNHKVLDVLRSLCVCHG from the exons ATGGGCCCCCcgccccactgccaggcccttgcccccagcccccagctcggCACCAGTCCCCACCTCCCGAACAGCAGGGGGTTCCAGCCCGAGCTTCCGCGCTGCgtgcgggaggaggaggggcgcgcatgcGCGTGTACGCACAAAGTCGCCTACCGGACCCGCCCGGAGCGTGTGAAAGCCGGGCGGGAGCCGAGTGCTCCcggaccagctcctggaggaggaacgcggcctggggtctgggccgccgcccgctgccgccgccgagcCGTTAAGGGGGCGcttggtgggggcgcgcaggtcgggagcCGGCGGTTGAAGCCTGGGCTGCGCTCGCGTCTAGCGGTGCGTAG GCAGCACGTGGAAGGGGAGACCTCAAGGTGGAGGAGGATGCTCACCCATAGCCCGGGAAAGGGCGATCCCTTCATCACTGCCAGGCTTTGGCAAG GACAAGGAGAGCTGGACGTGCTGAGGGGCCAGCAGCTGACGCTGTGCATCCTGAAGGCGGGCCACGCACTGCTTTCTCTCCAGGACCAGCTCAGGCAGCTCTTGTCTCAGCCAGCTGTTCAGGAAGCTGCAGCTGCTCACACGG CGGCTCTAATTAGAGGAAATCGTAAAAACTGTGCTCAGTTTTCTGGCTCCCTCGACTGGTTGATCAGCCAATTGGAAAGACTGGAAGCTTCTTCCG gtATTCTTGAATTTGTACACTGTGTGTTAGTAGAAAGTCCAGAAGCTCTAAATATTATTAAAGAAGGGCATATTAAATCCATTATCTCACTTTTAGACAAGCATGGAAGAAATCACAAG GTCCTTGATGTCTTACGCTCTCTCTGTGTTTGCCATGGGTAG
- the LOC141573277 gene encoding uncharacterized protein LOC141573277 isoform X1: MGPPPHCQALAPSPQLGTSPHLPNSRGFQPELPRCVREEEGRACACTHKVAYRTRPERVKAGREPSAPGPAPGGGTRPGVWAAARCRRRAVKGALGGGAQVGSRRLKPGLRSRLAVRRQHVEGETSRWRRMLTHSPGKGDPFITARLWQGQGELDVLRGQQLTLCILKAGHALLSLQDQLRQLLSQPAVQEAAAAHTAALIRGNRKNCAQFSGSLDWLISQLERLEASSELPAHSAELCLCLVLIHTIISDHQPCLPNTTSPITVSYDKCIERVRIVLCSLNT; encoded by the exons ATGGGCCCCCcgccccactgccaggcccttgcccccagcccccagctcggCACCAGTCCCCACCTCCCGAACAGCAGGGGGTTCCAGCCCGAGCTTCCGCGCTGCgtgcgggaggaggaggggcgcgcatgcGCGTGTACGCACAAAGTCGCCTACCGGACCCGCCCGGAGCGTGTGAAAGCCGGGCGGGAGCCGAGTGCTCCcggaccagctcctggaggaggaacgcggcctggggtctgggccgccgcccgctgccgccgccgagcCGTTAAGGGGGCGcttggtgggggcgcgcaggtcgggagcCGGCGGTTGAAGCCTGGGCTGCGCTCGCGTCTAGCGGTGCGTAG GCAGCACGTGGAAGGGGAGACCTCAAGGTGGAGGAGGATGCTCACCCATAGCCCGGGAAAGGGCGATCCCTTCATCACTGCCAGGCTTTGGCAAG GACAAGGAGAGCTGGACGTGCTGAGGGGCCAGCAGCTGACGCTGTGCATCCTGAAGGCGGGCCACGCACTGCTTTCTCTCCAGGACCAGCTCAGGCAGCTCTTGTCTCAGCCAGCTGTTCAGGAAGCTGCAGCTGCTCACACGG CGGCTCTAATTAGAGGAAATCGTAAAAACTGTGCTCAGTTTTCTGGCTCCCTCGACTGGTTGATCAGCCAATTGGAAAGACTGGAAGCTTCTTCCG AATTACCTGCTCACTCAGCTGAACTGTGTCTTTGCCTTGTCCTCATTCATACCATCATCTCTGATCATCAGCCCTGCCTGCCAAACACCACCAGCCCTATCACAGTGTCCTATGACAAATGCATCGAGCGTGTGAGAATTGTACTATGTTCACTCAACACCTGA
- the LOC141573277 gene encoding uncharacterized protein LOC141573277 isoform X3: MGPPPHCQALAPSPQLGTSPHLPNSRGFQPELPRCVREEEGRACACTHKVAYRTRPERVKAGREPSAPGPAPGGGTRPGVWAAARCRRRAVKGALGGGAQVGSRRLKPGLRSRLAVRRQHVEGETSRWRRMLTHSPGKGDPFITARLWQGQGELDVLRGQQLTLCILKAGHALLSLQDQLRQLLSQPAVQEAAAAHTAPPEVATGMLRSLRATAAVDFLMDFCLTGIMNPHLS; the protein is encoded by the exons ATGGGCCCCCcgccccactgccaggcccttgcccccagcccccagctcggCACCAGTCCCCACCTCCCGAACAGCAGGGGGTTCCAGCCCGAGCTTCCGCGCTGCgtgcgggaggaggaggggcgcgcatgcGCGTGTACGCACAAAGTCGCCTACCGGACCCGCCCGGAGCGTGTGAAAGCCGGGCGGGAGCCGAGTGCTCCcggaccagctcctggaggaggaacgcggcctggggtctgggccgccgcccgctgccgccgccgagcCGTTAAGGGGGCGcttggtgggggcgcgcaggtcgggagcCGGCGGTTGAAGCCTGGGCTGCGCTCGCGTCTAGCGGTGCGTAG GCAGCACGTGGAAGGGGAGACCTCAAGGTGGAGGAGGATGCTCACCCATAGCCCGGGAAAGGGCGATCCCTTCATCACTGCCAGGCTTTGGCAAG GACAAGGAGAGCTGGACGTGCTGAGGGGCCAGCAGCTGACGCTGTGCATCCTGAAGGCGGGCCACGCACTGCTTTCTCTCCAGGACCAGCTCAGGCAGCTCTTGTCTCAGCCAGCTGTTCAGGAAGCTGCAGCTGCTCACACGG CACCACCTGAAGTTGCCACTGGCATGTTGAGAAGTCTGAGAGCAACTGCCGCTGTAG ATTTCCTAATGGATTTCTGTCTTACTGGAATAATGAACCCTCACTTGAGTTAA